A single genomic interval of Bacteroidales bacterium harbors:
- a CDS encoding T9SS type A sorting domain-containing protein, with translation MKYLFFTSFILFSFSLFAQIPSSFDLRDYNGENYVTSVKSQEGGTCWTHGTMASTESNLMMTGAWTANGETGEPNLAEYHLDWYNGFNDSINDDYGTNPPGLEVHMGGDYRVSTAYLSRAEGAVRDIDGQSFDDPPERYNSSYHYYYPRRVEWYNAEEDLSKIDTIKTKLMQYGAMATCICYDYGFIDYNYNHYQPSSNSMLPNHSVTIIGWDDSHSVPAAPQNGAWLVKNSWGTGWGYSGYFWISYYDKWSCKEPDMGAVSFIDVEPLQYDTVYYHDYHGWRDTKTDSDSAFNAFSVNEDVLIEAVSFFVDADDVNYEVKIFKTFSSGELRNLQTTQTGNIVHRGFHTIDLDDNVELIEGDDFYVFLYLDKGGQPYDRTSDVPVLLGGVSKTIVPSTANPAESYYCEAGEWLDFYDYDDPSGFDNTGNFCIKALAVSYEPVNINDVNDIKFEIYPNPAKDFIRINTGSQDIISYKIFDISGKQLSSGNLPESQTIDISRFSKGLYFIELEVNNKSFTEKLIIK, from the coding sequence TTTACATCATTTATTTTATTTTCCTTTTCATTATTTGCACAAATTCCTTCATCCTTTGATCTCAGAGATTATAACGGAGAAAATTACGTAACTTCAGTAAAATCACAAGAAGGCGGAACGTGTTGGACACACGGGACAATGGCATCAACAGAAAGTAATTTGATGATGACCGGAGCATGGACAGCAAACGGTGAAACCGGTGAGCCTAATTTAGCCGAATATCACTTAGATTGGTATAATGGTTTCAATGATTCTATTAATGATGATTATGGTACTAATCCTCCGGGTCTTGAAGTGCATATGGGAGGAGATTACAGAGTATCAACTGCCTATTTATCAAGAGCTGAGGGTGCAGTAAGAGACATTGACGGCCAATCTTTTGATGATCCTCCTGAAAGATATAATTCTTCTTATCATTATTATTATCCGAGAAGGGTTGAGTGGTATAATGCCGAAGAAGATTTGTCGAAGATTGATACAATTAAAACCAAATTAATGCAATACGGTGCAATGGCAACTTGTATATGTTACGACTACGGTTTTATTGATTATAATTATAACCATTACCAACCAAGTTCAAACTCAATGTTACCCAATCATTCAGTAACCATAATCGGTTGGGATGACAGTCATTCTGTTCCCGCTGCCCCGCAAAACGGCGCATGGTTAGTAAAGAACAGTTGGGGTACCGGATGGGGATATTCCGGTTATTTTTGGATTTCTTATTATGATAAATGGTCATGCAAAGAACCTGATATGGGAGCAGTATCCTTTATTGACGTTGAACCTTTGCAATATGACACAGTATATTATCACGATTATCACGGATGGAGAGATACAAAAACCGACAGCGATTCTGCATTTAATGCATTCAGTGTAAATGAAGATGTTCTTATCGAAGCTGTAAGTTTCTTTGTTGATGCAGATGATGTGAATTATGAAGTAAAAATCTTCAAAACATTTTCAAGCGGTGAATTAAGGAATCTTCAAACTACACAAACCGGTAATATAGTGCATCGCGGTTTTCATACCATAGATTTAGATGATAATGTTGAACTTATCGAAGGAGATGATTTTTATGTATTTCTTTATTTGGATAAAGGCGGACAACCCTACGACAGAACTTCCGATGTACCTGTTTTGCTCGGCGGAGTATCAAAAACAATAGTACCTTCCACAGCAAATCCGGCTGAAAGCTATTATTGCGAAGCCGGTGAATGGCTTGATTTTTATGATTATGATGATCCTTCAGGTTTTGATAATACCGGCAATTTTTGCATAAAAGCATTGGCTGTCTCTTACGAACCTGTTAATATTAATGATGTAAATGATATAAAATTTGAAATTTATCCGAATCCTGCAAAAGATTTTATTCGAATAAACACCGGATCGCAAGACATAATTTCATACAAGATATTTGATATTAGCGGTAAACAATTAAGTTCCGGTAATTTACCGGAAAGTCAAACAATTGATATAAGTCGGTTTAGTAAAGGATTGTATTTTATAGAGTTAGAAGTGAACAATAAATCATTTACTGAAAAGCTTATTATAAAATAG
- a CDS encoding DUF4924 family protein: protein MIISEQLRRTNIAEYILYMWQTEDMVRSLDFDLKKIQEQIIDKYDVEEEIKEKILNWYSGLIQMTNLENIKQSGHLQVVTNIVNDLNDLHLWLLNQPAEIQYKKIHETTLPHIKALSEKMQGKALNQIDICLHGLYAIMLLKLQNKEITADTANAIETFRQIIALLASKYHDREDNPDKYYQ from the coding sequence ATGATTATTTCTGAACAACTCAGAAGAACAAATATTGCCGAATATATCTTATATATGTGGCAAACAGAAGATATGGTAAGATCTTTAGATTTTGACCTGAAAAAAATTCAAGAACAGATAATTGATAAATACGATGTTGAAGAAGAAATAAAAGAAAAAATCCTGAATTGGTATTCCGGACTTATTCAAATGACGAATTTGGAGAATATTAAACAATCCGGGCATCTGCAAGTAGTAACAAATATTGTAAACGACCTGAATGATTTACATTTATGGCTTTTAAACCAACCGGCTGAAATACAATATAAAAAAATACATGAAACAACATTGCCGCATATTAAAGCATTGTCGGAAAAGATGCAAGGCAAAGCATTGAATCAAATTGACATTTGCTTACACGGCTTATATGCAATTATGTTGCTCAAATTACAGAATAAAGAAATAACTGCCGATACTGCAAATGCCATTGAAACCTTTCGTCAAATAATTGCATTATTGGCTTCAAAATATCACGACAGGGAAGATAATCCGGATAAGTATTATCAGTAA